The DNA segment AGCCTCCAATGATCTCCGGCGCGCTGCGCATCTCGGAAAGGCGTGCCCAGGCGCAGCGTGATGCCGCGTTCGACCAGGCCATCGCCGAGCCAGCGCATCAGCGCGGGCGTGTCGGTGGTATAGAAACGATAGTCCGGTGCCGCGAGTCGCACGCTGCGCAGGTTAGGCGCATACAGGCGGACGTGCGGCACTGCGCGCAGGAGTGGGGCGGGTACATCCACCAAGCAGGGATGCCGCAAGGTTTCGGCTACCAGGATGCCGGTGGTGTGGATGCGCTCGCCGAGATCGCGCTTGCGGTCCACCACGCAGACGCGCGCACCGTGTTGCGCGAGAGTCTGGGCGCACGCGATGCCGGCAAAGCCGGCGCCCACCACGATGACGTCGTAGTCCGTTTCCTGCATACGCGTGGATGCTCCGTTCCTCGGGAGCGTCCAAGGTGCTGCGCATCTGCGGGGTCGCCATGAAGCGACGGTGAAGCCATCGGAGATGTCGGAGACACCCAAGAAAAAAGGCGCCCCGCGGGGCGCCTTCGTTTCAACCAGCGGCTCACTCAGCCGTGGCCGCCACCGCGCGGTCCGCGCTGGCCACCGCCGCCGGGCCGTCCACCGGGGCCGCGGCCACCCGCGGGACGACCACCGGGACGAGGACCTGCGTGCTGCGGCCGATTGCCGCCACCAGGGCGACCTTGGGGCCGGGGACCACGGGGCTGCTGGCCGTAAGGATTGAACCCGGGGTTCGCATGATCCGACGGGAAGCTCGGCGCATTGCCGGGGTGGCCGTAGGGACGCGCCGCACGCTGCGGCTTGCCGGCGCCAGCGCCCTGCGCACCACGCGGGCCGCGCTCGCCTGCAAAGCCGCCGCCCTGGTCGTTGCCGAAGCGGTTGCCACCAAAGCCGCCGGCACCTGCGCCGGGGCCGCGCTTGCCCGCACCACCGGGCTTGCCGCCCGCGCCGGGACGCCCGCCTGGCTTGCCGCCGTAGGGCTTCTTCGGGCCGCCGGGGCCGGCATTGCGATGACCGGCAGGGCCGGTGTCCACGCCGTCCGGCACGTACCAACTGCGGAAGGCGGCGGGATTGCCATCCGGCAGCGGCTTCGGGCCCTTCGGCGCGCGTTGCTTGAACGGCTTCTGCGACTGTTTGGCGGCCTGTTCGCCGCTGACGGTCAGGCCGCCGTGGGGCTTCTTGCCGCGGCCACGGCCGCGGTCTTCGCGCACGTGGTCGAAGCGACGCAGCTCACGGCCTTCGTCGGCCGTGTTGTGTCCGTTGACGTAGGCGCTGCCGCTGCGGCCGCCACCGAGGTGCACGGTGGACTTGGAGGCCTTGCGCTGGCCGATGACCGGCTGCAGCGTCAGTGCGGCGGGTGCGCCGTCTTCAAGCCCCAGTTCCTTGCGCAGCGATTCCACCTGCGCGTCCGCCAGTTCCTGCGACTGGCCGCGCAACAGCGGCTGCGGCAGGCTCACCTTGCCGTAGCGCACGCGCTTCAGGCGGCTGACCTGGCAACCCTGCGATTCCCACAGGCGGCGCACTTCGCGGTTGCGGCCTTCCTTCACGACCACACGGAACCAGTCGTGCGAATCGGTGCCGCCGATGCGCTCGATTTCGTCGAACTTGGCCGGGCCGTCGTCCAGGGCCACGCCGCGGCGCAGGCGGTCGACGACGTTGTCCGGCACGCTCTCCTGGCCTTCCGGCGCGCGCACGCGCACCACGTATTCGCGCTCGACTTCGTACGACGGATGCATCATCGCGTTGGCGAGCTCGCCGTCGGTGGTCAGCAGCAGCAGGCCGGTGGTGTTGATGTCCAGGCGGCCGATCGCGATCCAGCGCGCGCCCTTCAGGGCCGGCAGCGCTTCGAAGATCGTCGGGCGACCTTCGGGATCTTCGCGGGTGGTGACTTCGCCTTCGGGCTTGTTGTAGATCAGCACGCGGGCCGGCTCGGTCAGCGCGCTGGCGACGAAGGTCTTGCCGTCCAGTTCGATCTTGTCGCCGGCCTTGACCGACAGGCCGGTCTGCGCGGTTTCGCCATTGACCTTGACCAGGCCGTCGGCGATGCGCTGTTCCAGCGAACGACGCGAGCCGAGGCCGGCCTGCGCCAGCACCTTGTGCAGGCGCTCTTCCAGGCGCGCCGCTTCGACGGGTGCGGTTTCA comes from the Pseudoxanthomonas sp. YR558 genome and includes:
- a CDS encoding pseudouridine synthase gives rise to the protein MSNTPKKTTLGKLSLKRETAPVEAARLEERLHKVLAQAGLGSRRSLEQRIADGLVKVNGETAQTGLSVKAGDKIELDGKTFVASALTEPARVLIYNKPEGEVTTREDPEGRPTIFEALPALKGARWIAIGRLDINTTGLLLLTTDGELANAMMHPSYEVEREYVVRVRAPEGQESVPDNVVDRLRRGVALDDGPAKFDEIERIGGTDSHDWFRVVVKEGRNREVRRLWESQGCQVSRLKRVRYGKVSLPQPLLRGQSQELADAQVESLRKELGLEDGAPAALTLQPVIGQRKASKSTVHLGGGRSGSAYVNGHNTADEGRELRRFDHVREDRGRGRGKKPHGGLTVSGEQAAKQSQKPFKQRAPKGPKPLPDGNPAAFRSWYVPDGVDTGPAGHRNAGPGGPKKPYGGKPGGRPGAGGKPGGAGKRGPGAGAGGFGGNRFGNDQGGGFAGERGPRGAQGAGAGKPQRAARPYGHPGNAPSFPSDHANPGFNPYGQQPRGPRPQGRPGGGNRPQHAGPRPGGRPAGGRGPGGRPGGGGQRGPRGGGHG